The Anoxybacillus amylolyticus DNA segment ATCCGTCAATTCTGGATGGAACGAACAACCTAAAAACTGTTCTTGTCTTGCTGCTACAATTCGCCCTTCGTGCTTAGCCAAAATCTCAACATCTTCGCCGACTTCTACAATGTGTGGGGCACGAATAAACACCCCAACAAAATCATCCGCAATTCCAGCAATTGATAACTCTGCTTCAAAACTTTCACGCTGTCTTCCGAATGAATTGCGCTCGACCGTTACATCCATTACTCCAAGGTGAGGCTCTTCGTATCCCACGATGCGCTTTGCTAAAATAATTAAGCCCGCACACGTTCCAAACATCGGCTTCCCTTGTGCCGCAAATTGTTTTAACGGCTCCATAAATCCATATTTGTCCATCAGACGGCGCATCGTCGTGCTTTCGCCGCCAGGGATAATTAAGCCATCGATTTCTTGCAATTGCTCCGGTTTTTTTACAACAATCGCTTCTGCGCCACACGCTTCCACAGAGCGGGCATGTTCCCGTACCGCTCCTTGTAATCCTAACACACCGACTTTCATCATCACTCGTCTCCTTCATTACCAACCACGTTCTTGCATGCGTTGTTCTGGTAATAAAGAGGAAATGTCGATTCCTTTCATCGCTCCTCCTAATCCTTTCGATAGGTGAGCAATTAACTCATAATCTTCGTAATGAGTAGTCGCCTCAACAATCGCACGTGCATATTTCTCAGGATTTTCAGATTTAAAAATACCTGACCCTACAAATACACCGTCTGCTCCTAAATACATCATTAATGCAGCGTCTGCTGGGGTTGCTACGCCACCTGCTGCGAAGTTAACGACAGGAAGACGACCAAGACGTTTAATTTCTAATAACACTTCAAATGGCGCCCCTAAATTTTTTGCTTCTGTCATTAACTCATCTTCGCTCATGCTGACTACTTTACGAACTTGCGCGTTTACTTTGCGCATATGACGAACCGCTTCGACAATATTTCCTGTTCCCGGTTCTCCTTTCGTGCGCAACATCGAAGCGCCTTCTGCAATTCGGCGAGCGGCTTCCCCTAAATCACGACAACCGCAAACAAATGGAACCGTAAATTGACGTTTGTCAATATGGAACTCCTCGTCTGCTGGAGTTAACACTTCGCTCTCATCAATGTAGTCTACACCTAGCGCCTCCAACACACGCGCTTCTACATAATGACCAATGCGCGCTTTCGCCATAACCGGAATCGAAACAGCTTTCATGACTTCTTCAATCACAGTCGGATCCGCCATACGCGCGACGCCTCCAGCTGCACGAATATCTGCTGGAACGCGCTCTAGCGCCATAACCGCTACCGCTCCTGCCGCTTCCGCAATTTTTGCCTGTTCTGCATTAACAACGTCCATAATGACGCCGCCTTTTTGCATCTCTGCCATCCCACGTTTTACACGTTCAGTACCTGTAATCGCCACTTGTAATTCCTCCTAATTCTATTATGTAGTCTTATTTTGCTTCATTTTACGGGAAAATAGCAAAATCTACAACCAATAACCTTGATTACATTTCTTTATTTTACCTCAATTTTTTCAAAAATCACAATAAAAAAGTAGAAAGCCCCCATTTTTTCTGGGAGCTTTTGTTTAAAACCAACCTTTAACCGTTTTCGCAACACTTGTCCACACATCGCTAAATAGACCGCCAATTCCTCTCATCATTAATACAAACCAATTTGCTTTTTCCACACTTGTCTTTGTCACTACATCTACTTTCACTTCATTTTTAAAGCTTGGCGCTAAATACTCGTTGGAGTCTGTACCTGTGTATTTTATCGTCATATATCCTACAGTTGTTCCTTTTTTCACAGGTGCCGTAAGTTCTTTTTTCTCGAATACATATACTGGCTTATATTTTTTTTCTTCGCCGTTTTTTACGATAAGCGTAAGCGGCTGTTTTGTCACGATCGCGACAACTTTTTCTTTTCCTTTCTCTACCGGCAATGTACTATTCCCTTTTTGTTCGTATCCCGCCGGATAAAGTTCTTTCAACGAATAATTACTGAACGCGTAGTCAAACAATTTTCTCGTCTGTTCAAATCGTGCACCAATGCTTGATTTTCCGTTCGTTTTCGCATTCATCACAACGGTAATAAAACGCATGCCATTTCGCTCTGCTGTCCCTGTAAAACAGTATCCAGCAAATTCCGTATATCCTGTTTTTAAGCCGTCTACCCCTTCATACGAGTAAATAAGACCAGGCAACATCCAGTTCCAGTTATCCATCTTAATTTGGTCATCAGTACCTTCCCGAAAGATTTTTTTGGGGATACTCGCTGTTTGCAACACTTCCGGATATTCTTTCAGCAAATGATACGCCAACATCGCAACTGACCGAGCGGACATAACGTTTTCCTCGTTTTCGTTCGTCCCTTGAGGGTGCAGCCCTTTTAAGTCTTGATTGCTTAGCCCTGTTGCATTGACAAATTTATATCCTGGAAGACCAAGTTGCTTTGCTTTATCATTCATCATTTTAACAAAATTTTCTTCTGATCCGCCAACAATCTCAGCAATCGCCACTGTCGCAGCGTTAGCAGAGTAAATCGCCATTGCCTCATAAAGCTCACGAACAGTATATTTTCCGTCCTTACGAAGCGGAACGTTAGACAAATCGCGATCTTGCGAAAGTCGATAAACGTAGTCGCTTGGCGTATACTGCTGGTCCCACTTAACATGCTTCTCTTTAATTGCTTCAAGCAACAAATACTCCGTCATCATTTTCGTCATACTAGCAATTCCAAGTACGGTATCAATATTTTTCTCGTACAAAATCCGACCTGTTTTCGCATCAACGAGAATTGCTGCATCTGCTTCAATATTTAATGGATCTTGCATTGCTTTAGCGTTGCCAAATGGAAATATAACCGAAAATAACAAGGCAACAATGAACCCCATAATGATCTGCTTCTTCCGTTTCACGTTTGTCCCTCCTCACACAACCGATATTGTAACATATCTATCCGCAAAAAAATAGACGGAGGAACATTCCTCCGCTTCAATTTCAAAACAAAAAAGATATTAAGAGAGAGAATAGTTTGGTGCTTCTTTTGTAATTTGTACGTCATGCGGATGGCTTTCTCTTAATCCGGCGCCTGTCATGCGGATAAACTGCGTCTTTTCTCGCAATTCTTCTAAATTTCTCGTTCCACAATACCCCATTCCCGATCTCAACCCACCAACCAATTGGTAAATCGTATCGGCAAGCGGTCCTTTATATGGTACACGGCCTTCAATGCCTTCTGGGACAAATTTTTTATTATCTTCTTGGAAGTATCGGTCTTTGCTTCCCTTTTCCATCGCTGCTACCGACCCCATACCACGGTACACTTTAAAGCGTCGTCCTTGATAAATTTCTGTTTCCCCAGGGCTTTCTGTTACGCCCGCCAACAAGCTTCCAAGCATGACCGCATGCGCGCCGGCCGCTAACGCCTTCACAATGTCACCTGAATATTTAATTCCTCCATCGGCAATAATCGGCACCCCGTACTTCCGTGCCTCTGTCGCACAATCATAGATAGCGGTAATTTGTGGAACACCGACCCCTGCGACAACGCGCGTCGTACAAATAGATCCTGGTCCGATTCCAACTTTAATAATATTTGCACCTGCTTCAATTAAGTCGCGTGTCGCCTCTGCTGTCGCGACATTCCCAGCAACAATATTTAATGACGGATATTGCTCGCGAATTTTCCGAACGGTGTCAATAACTCCTTTGGAATGGCCATGCGCTGTGTCGACAACGATGACGTCAACATTCGCCTCAACAAGCTTTTTTACACGCGTCATTGTGTCTGCCGTAACCCCAACAGCCGCACCAACTAACAAACGCCCTTGCTTGTCCTTCGCTGAATTTGGGAATTCGATCACTTTTTCAATATCTTTAATTGTTATTAACCCTTTAAGAACACCATTTTCATCGACAAGCGGTAATTTCTCGACTTTATATTTTTGTAAAATTTTCTCTGCCTCTTCTAACGTCGTTCCAACAGGAGCAGTGATTAAATTTTCTTTCGTCATCACGTCAGAAATTTTAATGGAGTAATCTTGAATAAAACGTAAGTCTCGGTTTGTAATAATTCCCACAAGCTTTTGTTCGATTTCATTATTAACGATTGGAACACCAGAAATGCGATATTTCCCCATTAAATGTTCTGCATCATACACTTGGTGCTCCGGAGTTAAGAAAAATGGATCAGTAATGACCCCTCGTTCAGACCGCTTGACTTTATCTACTTGCTCCGCTTGCTGTTCAATCGACATATTTTTATGGATAATTCCTAATCCGCCTTGGCGAGCCATCGCAATTGCCATCTCAGCTTCTGTGACCGTATCCATTCCTGCGCTAATGATTGGGATATTTAGTTGTAATGTCGGGCTTAGTTTGGCTGTAACGTCCACATCGCGAGGCAGTACTTCTGACTTAGCAGGAATAAGCAAAACGTCATCAAACGTTAATCCTTCTTTTAAAAATTTAGATTCCCACATGTTTTCTCCCCCTTATCCGGAAATATTATTAGTAGCTTAACAATTGACGAAAATACTGTCAAGAAATCGTTAAAATGTTCAACTTTTCAATCAATTTTATTTCATGATAAAGGAGGAAAAAAAGGTGTTGCGCTATCAACATATTTGGGAATCGTTCACTTCTTTTCATTCAACTAGTATCGTTCAACCATTTTTATATCGTTGCTATACAAAAATAGGAAGAGAAGACGCAAAACAAAAAAGCTATACGAATTGTGACACGTTTCTTTATTATTTAGAGCACGGAAAAAACTTTTATTTAACCGCTCGCAATTCCCCGATTTCCATTCAACCGGTTCTTTTGTTCTATGGGATCGCTCAGCTTTTGAAAGCATGTATTCTTACTGTTGATGCAGATTATCCTGATTCGTCATCCGTTTTAGCGCATGGCGTTTCTGTTAGAAAACGAAAAAAACAACAATATGATTTTTTTACTGACGAAGTAAAAATTCAAAAATATGGATTGTTTACTCATTTTTCTGAAAAAATGTTTCATGTGAAACAAATAAGCGGAGAAAAAATTCATATGAAGGTATTATTACAACGAATAGGCGAGCTACATGAGTTATTTGAAACATATTACGGCCAGCCATTATCAAGAAAAACTATTTACGATCCTTTCCGTCAATCGCTTTTCATTCCTAACATCATTTTAGACGATTACCATATGACGTTTGAACGTTTTATCAGCTATCTCACTAAAAAATGGGGATGGATTCAAGCAGGAGATGTGCATCTAGAAGGGAAGTATATAAAAGTAACGTGTCACCATGAACTCAGTATTTTATGCGAACCGCTTATGTTAGATATAAACGATGGCGTATATCGCATCCCAACCGTCCGAGAAAAACTATTTCAGTGGCCGGAAATAATGGCTCATTATTTATTATTATATAACTTAAGCATGATTTCTCGTTATGAAACAGAGTGGTGGGGAGAATTATTGCATTCCTATTCTAGTGAAGCTTATCCGTTTATTCATAAATTTTTATCGGTCACAGCAGAAAAAAGTCCTCGACTACTATATGAATATTTACATTCTCTAAGAAAGACATGGGATGCTTAACTGTTTATGTCGCCGCGGAAAGAAGGGGCGAAGCGCATCACACCGATGGCGTTTGAAGCTAGACAGTTCTCTACCCAATCGCAAAATTTTATACTTTCTTACCTTATAAAGAAAAAGACTGACTAAACGTTTGTTTAGTCAGTCTTTTCTGCCTAGCAACGTCCTACTCTTGCAGGGGCGCGAGCCCCAACTACCATCGGCGCTGGAGAGCTTAACTTCCGTGTTCGGGATGGGAACGGGTGTGTCCTCTCCGCCATCGTCACTAGGCTGGTGAAGGATTGTTCCTTCAAAACTAGATAACAGGGGCAGAAGAAAAGGAGTCGCCTACGCTTTTCGTCATGTCTAGCTCCGAACTAACATCCTCCTCCGCGTCCGCTTTCTCCATCGACGTGCAAACACGTCTTCGTCGAAAGCTTGCGCTTCCGTCGGATGTTCCCTTGGCTCCGCCAAGGACCGTTCTCCGCTTTTCTATGGTTAAGTCCTCGATCGATTAGTATCCGTCAGCTGCACGTGTCGCCACGCTTCCACCTCGGACCTATCGACCTCGTCATCTTCGAGGGATCTTACTCGCTTACGCGATGGGAAATCTCATCTTGAGGGGGGCTTCACGCTTAGATGCTTTCAGCGCTTATCCCTTCCGCACATAGCTACCCAGCGGTGCCCTTGGCAGGACAACTGGTACACCAGCGGTGCGTCCATCCCGGTCCTCTCGTACTAAGGACAGCTCCTCTCAAATTTCCTACGCCCGCGACGGATAGGGACCGAACTGTCTCACGACGTTCTGAACCCAGCTCGCGTACCGCTTTAATGGGCGAACAGCCCAACCCTTGGGACCGACTACAGCCCCAGGATGCGATGAGCCGACATCGAGGTGCCAAACCTCCCCGTCGATGTGGACTCTTGGGGGAGATAAGCCTGTTATCCCCGGGGTAGCTTTTATCCGTTGAGCGATGGCCCTTCCATACGGAACCACCGGATCACTAAGCCCGACTTTCGTCCCTGCTCGACTTGTAGGTCTCGCAGTCAAGCTCCCTTCTGCCTTTACACTCTACGAATGATTTCCAACCATTCTGAGGGAACCTTTGGGCGCCTCCGTTACGCTTTAGGAGGCGACCGCCCCAGTCAAACTGCCTACCTGACACTGTCTCCCACCCCGATCAGGGGTGCGGGTTAGAACTTCAGTACGACAAGGGTGGTATCCCAAGGGCGACTCCACCGAGACTGGCGTCCCGGCTTCTCCGTCTCCCACCTATCCTGTACATGTCGTACCAAAATTCAATATCAGGCTGCAGTAAAGCTCCACGGGGTCTTTCCGTCCTGTCGCGGGTAACCTGCATCTTCACAGGTACTATAATTTCACCGGGTCTCTCGTTGAGACAGTGCCCAAGTCGTTACACCTTTCGTGCGGGTCGGAACTTACCCGACAAGGAATTTCGCTACCTTAGGACCGTTATAGTTACGGCCGCCGTTTACTGGGGCTTCGGTTCGCACCTTCGCTTGCGCTAAGCGCTCCCCTTAACCTTCCAGCACCGGGCAGGTGTCAGCCCCTATACTTCGCCTTTCGGCTTCGCAGAGACCTGTGTTTTTGTTAAACAGTCGCTTGGGCCTTTTCACTGCGGCTCTCTCGGGCTTTTCACCCAACAGAGCACCCCTTCTCCCGAAGTTACGGGGTCATTTTGCCGAGTTCCTTAACGAGAGTTCTCCCGCGCACCTTAGGATTCTCTCCTCGCCTACCTGTGTCGGTTTGCGGTACGGGCACCTCTCTCCTCGCTAGAGGCTTTTCTTGGCAGTGTGGAATCAGGAACTTCGGTACTAGTTTTCCCTCGCCGTCACAGCTCAGCCTACTCAAGCGGATTTGCCTACTTGAGGCGCCTAACTGCTTGGACGCGCACTACCAGTCGCGCGCTTGCCCTATCCTCCTGCGTCCCCCCATCGCTCAAACGGAGAGGAGGTGGTACAGGAATCTCTACCTGTTGTCCATCGCCTACGCCTTTCGGCCTCGGCTTAGGTCCCGACTAACCCTGAGCGGACGAGCCTTCCTCAGGAAACCTTAGGCTTTCGGTGCAGAGGATTCTCACCTCTGTTTTCGCTACTCATACCGGCATTCTCACTTCTAAGCGCTCCACCGGTCCTTCCGGTCCGGCTTCTCTGCCCTTAGAACGCTCCCCTACCGATGACGCAAGTCATCCCACAGCTTCGGTGATACGTTTAGCCCCGGTACATTTTCGGCGCAGAGTCACTCGACCAGTGAGCTATTACGCACTCTTTAAATGGTGGCTGCTTCTAAGCCAACATCCTGGTTGTCTGGGCAACTCCACATCCTTTTCCACTTAACGTATACTTTGGGACCTTAGCTGGTGATCTGGGCTGTTTCCCTTTTGACCACGGATCTTATCACTCGTAGTCTGACTCCCAAGCATAAGTCTTTGGCATTCGGAGTTTGACTGAGTTCGGTAACCCGATGAGGGCCCCTAGCCCAATCAGTGCTCTACCTCCAAGACTCTTTTCTTGAGGCTAGCCCTAAAGCTATTTCGGGGAGAACCAGCTATCTCCAAGTTCGATTGGCATTTCACCCCTACCCACACCTCATCCCCGCACTTTTCAACGTGCGTGGGTTCGGGCCTCCAGTAGGTGTTACCCTACCTTCACCCTGGACATGGGTAGATCACCTGGTTTCGGGTCTACGGCGACGTACTATACGCCCTATTCAGACTCGCTTTCGCTACGGCTCCGTCTTTTCGACTTAACCTCGCACGCCACCGTAACTCGCCGGTTCATTCTACAAAAGGCACGCCATCACGCATGAATGCGCTCTGACTACTTGTAGGCACACGGTTTCAGGTTCTCTTTCACTCCCCTCCCGGGGTGCTTTTCACCTTTCCCTCACGGTACTGGTTCACTATCGGTCACTAGGGAGTATTTAGCCTTGGGAGATGGTCCTCCCTGCTTCCGACGGGATTTCACGTGTCCCGCCGTACTCAGGATCCACTCAGGAGGGAACGAAGTTTCGACTACAGGGCTGTTACCTCCTCTGGCGGGCCTTTCCAGACCGCTTCGTCTACTCCGTTCCTTTGTCACTCCGTGTTGAGTGTCCTACAACCCCAAGAGGCACGCCTCTTGGTTTGGGCTGTTCCCTTTTCGCTCGCCGCTACTCAGGGAATCGCGTTTGCTTTCTTCTCCTCCGGGTACTTAGATGTTTCAGTTCCCCGGGTATGCCCTCCATACGCTATGAATTCACGTATGGATACTGTCCCATTACGGACAGTGGGTTCCCCCATTCGGAAATCTCCGGATCGACGCTTACTTACAGCTCCCCGAAGCATATCGGTGTTTGTCCCGTCCTTCATCGGCTCCTAGTGCCAAGGCATCCACCGTGCGCCCTTTCTAACTTAACCATGTGAAAAGACTTTCCTTTTCTTCTTATCTGCTGTTATCTAGTTTTCAAAGAACAAACATGGAGCCTATCGGGATCGAACCGATGACCTCCTGCGTGCAAAGCAGGCGCTCTCCCAGCTGAGCTAAGGCCCCATATATTGAAAGGATGGGCCTAAGTGGACTTGAACCACCGACCTCACGCTTATCAGGCGTGCGCTCTAACCAGCTGAGCTATAGGCCCATATAACAAATGCTTTCCCCACAAAGAACATGAAGACTTCTACCAATCCGCTTCTTCATTGCCATGCCAAAAAGGAATCCTACTCCCTCGAAATTACTTGTAGACGCAGGCATAAAACGAAGCACTGAGAGAAATGCTCTCTCAAAACCAAACAAAACGAAAGCGTCCTTTCTCGAAGGCGAAACAGTCGCCCCCACTTTTCTGTCTAGCTCCGAACTAACATCCTCCTCCGCTTTTGCTTTCTCCGTTCGACGTGCACGCACGTCTTCGTCGAAAGCTTGCGCTTCCGTCGGATGTTTCCTTGGCTGCGCCAAGGACCGTTCTCCGCTTTTCTTCCTTAGAAAGGAGGTGATCCAGCCGCACCTTCCGATACGGCTACCTTGTTACGACTTCACCCCAATCATCTGCCCCACCTTCGGCGGCTGGCTCCCAAAAGGGTTACCTCACCGACTTCGGGTGTTGCAAACTCTCGTGGTGTGACGGGCGGTGTGTACAAGGCCCGGGAACGTATTCACCGCGGCATGCTGATCCGCGATTACTAGCGATTCCGGCTTCATGCAGGCGAGTTGCAGCCTGCAATCCGAACTGAGAGCGGCTTTTTGGGATTGGCTCCCCCTCGCGGGTTTGCAACCCTTTGTACCGCCCATTGTAGCACGTGTGTAGCCCAGGTCATAAGGGGCATGATGATTTGACGTCATCCCCACCTTCCTCCGATTTGTCATCGGCAGTCACCTTAGAGTGCCCAACTGAATGCTGGCAACTAAGGTCAAGGGTTGCGCTCGTTGCGGGACTTAACCCAACATCTCACGACACGAGCTGACGACAACCATGCACCACCTGTCACCTTGTCCCCCGAAGGGGAACGCCCAATCTCTTGGGTTGTCAAGGGATGTCAAGACCTGGTAAGGTTCTTCGCGTTGCTTCGAATTAAACCACATGCTCCACCGCTTGTGCGGGCCCCCGTCAATTCCTTTGAGTTTCACTCTTGCGAGCGTACTCCCCAGGCGGAGTGCTTAATGCGTTAGCTACAGCACTAAAGGGTGTAACCCCTCTAACACTTAGCACTCATCGTTTACGGCGTGGACTACCAGGGTATCTAATCCTGTTTGCTCCCCACGCTTTCGCGCCTCAGCGTCAGTTACAGACCAGAGAGCCGCCTTCGCCACTGGTGTTCCTCCACATCTCTACGCATTTCACCGCTACACGTGGAATTCCGCTCTCCTCTTCTGCACTCAAGTCCCCCAGTTTCCAATGACCCTCCACGGTTGAGCCGTGGGCTTTCACATCAGACTTAAAGAACCGCCTGCGCGCGCTTTACGCCCAATAATTCCGGACAACGCTTGCCACCTACGTATTACCGCGGCTGCTGGCACGTAGTTAGCCGTGGCTTTCTCGTTAGGTACCGTCAAGGTACCGCCAGTTACTGCGGTACTTGTTCTTCCCTAACAACAGAGCTTTACAATCCGAAGACCTTCTTCGCTCACGCGGCGTTGCTCCGTCAGACTTTCGTCCATTGCGGAAGATTCCCTACTGCTGCCTCCCGTAGGAGTCTGGGCCGTGTCTCAGTCCCAGTGTGGCCGATCACCCTCTCAGGTCGGCTACGCATCGTCGCCTTGGTGAGCCGTTACCTCACCAACTAGCTAATGCGCCGCGGGCCCATCCGTAAGTGACAGCTTGCGCCGCCTTTCAACCAAAGACCATGCGGTCTTCGGTGTTATCCGGTATTAGCTCCGGTTTCCCGAAGTTATCCCGGTCTTACGGGCAGGTTGCCCACGTGTTACTCACCCGTCCGCCGCTAACCGAACAGAAGCAAGCTCCTATTCGGTCCGCTCGACTTGCATGTATTAGGCACGCCGCCAGCGTTCGTCCTGAGCCAGGATCAAACTCTCCATAGAAAGTTCTATTCCAAACTCATGTTTTCTCGTTCCTTAAACGAGGACGCTTCGTTTTGTTCAGTTTTCAAAGAGCATTTTTAATAACACAGCTATTACATGATAACAAGTTAACAACTTCGTGTCAATCACTTTTTTAAATTTATTTAAATTTGTTTCAGACAATGTTTATTATACTAACGTACTCGATATTTAGCAAGTATTTTTTATTATTTTCTCCCTGCTTTTCATGAAACTTGCGCAAGGAAGCCCCTGTCTTTAAACAAGGGGAGGGATTGCTAGTTACATACGTCCAGCTCCCTCCCTTCTATATGCGTATCCATCCAATTTCTAAACAGATAACACAGGTTTCCAACCTTTTGTCTGGTCAACACGGGACATTCAAGCCCACGACTTTAGTTGTTGGTTTGTTGACACAGAGAGGAAATAATATCAGTCGTGTAAAATCTCTTCAATGTAAATGTCGCGTTGCTCACTCAATGAAATAAACGTTCCATTAGTGATTTTTACAATCGGCCGCGTCAGTTCTTCGCGATGAATAAAGACGATTTCCCCTGTCTCCCCATTCGATAACTTCACTTTCGTTCCGATGTTAAACGATGTTAAGCTATCCAGTAAAATTTGTATTACCTCGACGCTAAGTTTTCCAAAGCTCCCTCTAGAAATGTTGATATATCAAGGTTTCTTGGCATCTTAGGGGTGCCAAAAAAATATTTTTCGACAAAACTCATTACATACTTTTTCATTTTTGTTGATATCTAACAATCCATGGTGCGCTTCGCGGTCACTGCTGGGTATTTTTTTCTGCAGTGGATGGATGTGTATGTGATGCACCTTGGATCTCTGCATAGCTGATGAGGACGAACCCTCCCATGTCTCTGGGCATCCTTGTGCCTACATTCCTTCGTTCGGTCTCTTCACCAGGCAGAGGCCGGCTAAGCTTTCTTAGGGACTCGAGGTCGAATGTATAAAATCGTGCCAGCTTCTCCGTGTCATCTGGTTGTTTAGACAGTTTTTCTTGTCAAAGGAGGCGGCTCTAGGCTGCCTGTGCTTGAGTGGAGGAGAAGATATCTTGCATCATTCGTTCCTCATCAAATGCTTGTTGTTTCACACAAACCGCGTATAGAATCTTCAATAGCTTGCCACATAACACCACAATGGATTGCTTCTTACGCAACGGATTGACGGGACGTGTCGTATAGTACTCGTGCAACGTTCGGAACGCCTTGTTATGGCGGATGAGTGGTATCATCACCCGAAAGAGAAGGGCGCGTAGCCGTCTTCGTCCTCGCTTCGAGATTCGTTTTTGCCCCTTGTGTTGTCCAGACGAGTGTTCTTTCAACGTCAAGCCCGCTAATTTGATCAATTGCCGCGGATCTTGGTACTGATGAAAACTCCCGATTTCCGACAACAGTTCAATGATCGTCGCCTCTCCTAGCCCCGGAATCGTTTGGAGCCATTCATATTCGACCGTCGTTTGTGCAAGGGCAGTTAACTCTTCCGTCAACGCTGCGATCTCTTGTTCCAATTGGCGATATCGGCGGACCAACGTGGCGATTTCGATACGGGCCATCTGTTGTCCTTCCGTGATGCCAATCGAATGGCGAGCCATCTCTAACAGCTTTTGCACTTTCGGTTTCTGTGGGCATTTTAGCGCCTCGCTTTGCCGATAACGCTCCATGAGCCCCTCTATCGTCTGACTTGCGATGTCCATCGGAAATGGCGTTTTTTCTAACACCACCAATGCCAT contains these protein-coding regions:
- the pdxT gene encoding pyridoxal 5'-phosphate synthase glutaminase subunit PdxT translates to MMKVGVLGLQGAVREHARSVEACGAEAIVVKKPEQLQEIDGLIIPGGESTTMRRLMDKYGFMEPLKQFAAQGKPMFGTCAGLIILAKRIVGYEEPHLGVMDVTVERNSFGRQRESFEAELSIAGIADDFVGVFIRAPHIVEVGEDVEILAKHEGRIVAARQEQFLGCSFHPELTDDHRMTKYFIQMVKESKA
- the pdxS gene encoding pyridoxal 5'-phosphate synthase lyase subunit PdxS is translated as MAITGTERVKRGMAEMQKGGVIMDVVNAEQAKIAEAAGAVAVMALERVPADIRAAGGVARMADPTVIEEVMKAVSIPVMAKARIGHYVEARVLEALGVDYIDESEVLTPADEEFHIDKRQFTVPFVCGCRDLGEAARRIAEGASMLRTKGEPGTGNIVEAVRHMRKVNAQVRKVVSMSEDELMTEAKNLGAPFEVLLEIKRLGRLPVVNFAAGGVATPADAALMMYLGADGVFVGSGIFKSENPEKYARAIVEATTHYEDYELIAHLSKGLGGAMKGIDISSLLPEQRMQERGW
- a CDS encoding serine hydrolase, giving the protein MKRKKQIIMGFIVALLFSVIFPFGNAKAMQDPLNIEADAAILVDAKTGRILYEKNIDTVLGIASMTKMMTEYLLLEAIKEKHVKWDQQYTPSDYVYRLSQDRDLSNVPLRKDGKYTVRELYEAMAIYSANAATVAIAEIVGGSEENFVKMMNDKAKQLGLPGYKFVNATGLSNQDLKGLHPQGTNENEENVMSARSVAMLAYHLLKEYPEVLQTASIPKKIFREGTDDQIKMDNWNWMLPGLIYSYEGVDGLKTGYTEFAGYCFTGTAERNGMRFITVVMNAKTNGKSSIGARFEQTRKLFDYAFSNYSLKELYPAGYEQKGNSTLPVEKGKEKVVAIVTKQPLTLIVKNGEEKKYKPVYVFEKKELTAPVKKGTTVGYMTIKYTGTDSNEYLAPSFKNEVKVDVVTKTSVEKANWFVLMMRGIGGLFSDVWTSVAKTVKGWF
- the guaB gene encoding IMP dehydrogenase, producing the protein MWESKFLKEGLTFDDVLLIPAKSEVLPRDVDVTAKLSPTLQLNIPIISAGMDTVTEAEMAIAMARQGGLGIIHKNMSIEQQAEQVDKVKRSERGVITDPFFLTPEHQVYDAEHLMGKYRISGVPIVNNEIEQKLVGIITNRDLRFIQDYSIKISDVMTKENLITAPVGTTLEEAEKILQKYKVEKLPLVDENGVLKGLITIKDIEKVIEFPNSAKDKQGRLLVGAAVGVTADTMTRVKKLVEANVDVIVVDTAHGHSKGVIDTVRKIREQYPSLNIVAGNVATAEATRDLIEAGANIIKVGIGPGSICTTRVVAGVGVPQITAIYDCATEARKYGVPIIADGGIKYSGDIVKALAAGAHAVMLGSLLAGVTESPGETEIYQGRRFKVYRGMGSVAAMEKGSKDRYFQEDNKKFVPEGIEGRVPYKGPLADTIYQLVGGLRSGMGYCGTRNLEELREKTQFIRMTGAGLRESHPHDVQITKEAPNYSLS
- a CDS encoding YaaC family protein, which encodes MLRYQHIWESFTSFHSTSIVQPFLYRCYTKIGREDAKQKSYTNCDTFLYYLEHGKNFYLTARNSPISIQPVLLFYGIAQLLKACILTVDADYPDSSSVLAHGVSVRKRKKQQYDFFTDEVKIQKYGLFTHFSEKMFHVKQISGEKIHMKVLLQRIGELHELFETYYGQPLSRKTIYDPFRQSLFIPNIILDDYHMTFERFISYLTKKWGWIQAGDVHLEGKYIKVTCHHELSILCEPLMLDINDGVYRIPTVREKLFQWPEIMAHYLLLYNLSMISRYETEWWGELLHSYSSEAYPFIHKFLSVTAEKSPRLLYEYLHSLRKTWDA
- a CDS encoding IS110 family RNA-guided transposase encodes the protein MNCTQNRKIEQVTDQTLVIGMDIAKQKHYAAIVDARGRVLKKSFPVFQSRFGFEQFYALIQEAMREFGKTEVIVGIEPTGHYWLNLAYFLEEKGIPLVMVNPMHVKRSKELDDNLPTKHDAKDALVIARLVKDGRFSYPRILHEVEAELRAGSTFRESLIKERNAVHNQMIRWLDRYFPEFVQVFPSFGKMALVVLEKTPFPMDIASQTIEGLMERYRQSEALKCPQKPKVQKLLEMARHSIGITEGQQMARIEIATLVRRYRQLEQEIAALTEELTALAQTTVEYEWLQTIPGLGEATIIELLSEIGSFHQYQDPRQLIKLAGLTLKEHSSGQHKGQKRISKRGRRRLRALLFRVMIPLIRHNKAFRTLHEYYTTRPVNPLRKKQSIVVLCGKLLKILYAVCVKQQAFDEERMMQDIFSSTQAQAA